The genomic interval CAGCGGGCGACGCGCGGGAGCGCACGCGGCGAGTCACCGCTAGCCGGAGGGTGATCCGGCCGGGTCGCTCGACCCGCCGGATCAGCCCGCCGCGATCATGGTGAGCACGGCGCACGCGCCCGCCCAGATGAGGCTCGCGAGCGTGCCGATGATGAACCGCTCGCGCGCGGCAGCCGAATCGAGTTCGGAGAATCGGCCGAGACCCTTGATCGCGATGACGGCCGCGGCGACCTCCGGATGTCCCACCGCGATGCCGCCGATGAGCGCAACCCGCTCGAGGTATCCGATCGTCGTGCCGCCGCGCATCACCTCGCGCTCTTCGCTCGTGCCGTCGGTGCGGATGAGGATGCCGCCGTGTGCGCCGCGGCGCACCGGCTCGCGGGTGGCGAGGTCGAGCACGTAGGTCGTGACCGGGCTCCCGCCCAGGACGCCGATCGCCGCGATGAGGAGGGCGAGCAGGACGCCGAACACGGGAGGCTCGGGCAGAAGGGGCAGCCGGAAGGCGGCGGCGAGGAGGCCGCCGCCGACGGGGATGAGGGCGAGCAGGGCGAACTGCGGGCGCCGGATCCGGATGGCGAACGCGATGGCGACGAGCGCGCCGATGCTGGCGAGGACGGCGAGCGACCAGAACAGGTACTGGACGACGAACATGGTGCTCCTTCGGCGGGGTTCGCGCGGGGTGTGTCAGGAGTCTGCGCGCACCGACGCGTCGGCGGTGGCAAGCAGCTCGGCGAGTCCGGCTCGTGCAGCCGCGTCGACTCGTGTCGCGGCGGCGATCGCGCGCTTGCTCGCCGCCTGCGGGGTGATGCCGAGCCGCGCGGCCGCTTCCCCCTGTGAGAGGCCGGCGTCGACGAGGTCGGTGACCTCCCAGCCCTCGGGAGAGCGGCGCATGCGCACCGTGAGCAGCAGATCGAGCATCGCCTGCAGGGTCTCGGCGCTGGGGGAGAGGGGGCGGGCCTCGCTGGTCGGCGCGCCCGCGATCTCGATCGCCGCACCCAGCGGACGCTTCTTGGCGACGTCGATGGCGTCGCGCGCTGCGACGAAGGCGGCGCCGGTTGCGGTGCGCGTGGTGTCGGAGAGCGGAGTGTCGACCGCTCCGATGCCGAGCCCCACCCGCCAGTGGCCGTCACGGACGAGCGCGAGGGTGATCTCGAGCGCTGTCCGCGCGTCGGCGGTGAGCGCTTGGACCTCGTCTCCGGATGTGCGATCTGCGGGCAGAGCGAGTCGGCCGCCGCCGAGGCGTTCGATGAGCTCGACTGCCTCGGCGCCCCGGCTGGCGGTGCTTCGGCTGTCGATCTGGTCTGCGGTGATGACGAACATGGCGACCTCCGCATCAAGCATAGAAGCATGATCAGCGACAGATCAACCCATGATGCTAGATACAGCGATGATCAACCCTTCACGCGGGAGGGCATCTGCGCGGAGTCCGGCACCGTGAGCGATAACCTGGATCAATGCCCGCAACCGAGGTTCTCAGCGCGCAGCGCAACGATCCCAGCTTCCCGGACGTCTGGGAGGAGCTGAACTGGCGCGGTCTCGTCCACGTCTCGACGGACGCCGCCGCGCTCAAGGAACTCCTCTCCGGAGACCCGATCGTGTTCTACTGCGGATTCGACCCCACGGCGCCGAGTCTCCACCTCGGCAACCTCGTGCAGCTGCTCGTCATGCGGCGACTGCAGCTCGCTGGGCACCTTCCGCTCGGGCTCGTCGGCGGATCGACGGGACTGATCGGAGATCCGCGCCCGACGGCAGAACGCACACTCAACACGCCTGAGACCGTCGCCGAATGGGTGCAGCGTCTGCGTGGGCAGATCGAGCGCTTCCTCGCGTTCGACGGCGATGGAGCGGCGCGCATCGTCAACAACCTCGACTGGACCGCGCCGCTCAGCGCGATCGACTTCCTCCGCGAGGTCGGCAAGCACTTCCGCGTCGGCACGATGCTCAAGAAGGATGCAGTCGCCGCGCGACTGAACTCGGACGCCGGCATCAGCTACACCGAGTTCAGCTACCAGATCCTGCAGGGCATGGACTTCCTCGAGCTGTACCGCACCTACGGCTGCGTGCTGCAGACGGGCGGCAGCGACCAGTGGGGCAACCTCACGAGCGGCACCGATCTCATCCACCGCGCGGAGGGGGTGAGCGTTCACGCGATCGGAACACCCCTCATCACCAACTCCGACGGCACCAAGTTCGGCAAGAGCGAGGGCAACGCCATCTGGCTCGACGCCGACATGTGCAGCCCGTATCGCTTCTACCAGTTCTGGCTCAACACGGACGATGCGGATGTCATCGCGCGGCTCAAGGTGTTCACCTTCCTCACGCGTGAGGAGATCGAGCGACTCGAGCAGCTCGTGGCCGACGAGCCGTTCCGGCGCGAAGCGCAGCGCACGCTCGCACGTGAGGTCACGACCCTCGTGCACGGTGCCGCTGCGACCGATGCCGTCATCGCCGCGTCGGAGGCCCTGTTCGGTCAGGGTGATCTCGACTCGCTGGATGCGGCGACGCTCAGCGCGGCCCTCGAGGAGCTTGCGACGGTCGAGGTGCCGGCATCGGCGTCCGTCGTGCAGGCGCTCGTGGACACCGGTCTCACGAAGAGCCTCAGTGATGCGCGGCGCGCGGTGGCTCAGGGAGGCGTGTACGTCAACAACGTCAAGGTCGACTCCGAGGATGCGACGTTCGCGGGAACCGCTCTCGCTGGGGGAGCTGCTGTGCTCCGCCGCGGAAAGAAGTCGCTCGCCGGCGTGCGCCTCACCGGTCTCTGATCTGATCCTCATCGACGCCCCCTCCCGGCTTTCGGGTGGGGGCGTCGTGCATTTCCCTGGGCCTCGGCGGATGAGTCGACCTCGCGTAGGTGACGCAACACCTTGATTTCATGGGCGACACGCCCGGGATGCATGCGGAATTAGGCGGGAGGGCCGGAATCCGCGTAATGTCTTACTTGTTCGGCCCCACAGGGAAGAGCGGAGAGGCCAAGGCCCCGCCCCCTCAAGCGGCAGAACAAGATCCCTGACGAAGACCAGCTCGCTGGCGCTCGTCAGGCCCGCTCCTCGGAGCTGCGGTCACCACGACCACCGGAAGGAAACTCCCGGCGTGTCGAGTTGACACGCGGACCGGTGGGGTTAGGATAGAGAAGTTGCCCTGTGGGCGAGCCGGTGACGGTGAGCAGCAGGTGCGTCTGGTCCTTGAGAACTCAACAGCGTGCACTATGTCATATGCCAAATTATACCTCGTCCAGCTTCGCTGGTGAATTCCTTTGATTGACGGATTGTCAGTAGACAATCCTTTAGTCAGATTAAACTCGCATGATTCACGGTTTTCCCCGGATCCAACTGATTTACCGGGCTTCGTCTGGTTATCAAGCCTTTACGGAGAGTTTGATCCTGGCTCAGATGAACGCTGGCGGCGTGCTTAACACATGCAAGTCGAACGGTGAAAGAGGGAGCTTGCTCCTTCTGGATCAGTGGCGAACGGGTGAGTAACACGTGAGTAACCTGCCCCAGACTCTGGGATAAGCGCTGGAAACGGCGTCTAATACCGGATACGAGCTTCAGCCGCATGGCTAGGAGCTGAAAAGAATTTCGGTCTGGGATGGACTCGCGGCCTATCAGCTTGTTGGTGAGGTAATGGCTCACCAAGGCGACGACGGGTAGCCGCCTGAGAGGGTGACCGGCCACACTGGGACTGAGACACGGCCCAGACTCCTACGGGAGGCAGCAGTGGGGAATATTGCACAATGGGCGAAAGCCTGATGCAGCAACGCCGCGTGAGGGATGACGGCCTTCGGTTGTAAACCTCTTTTAGTAGGGAAGAAGCGAA from Salinibacterium sp. ZJ70 carries:
- a CDS encoding DNA-binding protein, yielding MLDAEVAMFVITADQIDSRSTASRGAEAVELIERLGGGRLALPADRTSGDEVQALTADARTALEITLALVRDGHWRVGLGIGAVDTPLSDTTRTATGAAFVAARDAIDVAKKRPLGAAIEIAGAPTSEARPLSPSAETLQAMLDLLLTVRMRRSPEGWEVTDLVDAGLSQGEAAARLGITPQAASKRAIAAATRVDAAARAGLAELLATADASVRADS
- the tyrS gene encoding tyrosine--tRNA ligase, with protein sequence MPATEVLSAQRNDPSFPDVWEELNWRGLVHVSTDAAALKELLSGDPIVFYCGFDPTAPSLHLGNLVQLLVMRRLQLAGHLPLGLVGGSTGLIGDPRPTAERTLNTPETVAEWVQRLRGQIERFLAFDGDGAARIVNNLDWTAPLSAIDFLREVGKHFRVGTMLKKDAVAARLNSDAGISYTEFSYQILQGMDFLELYRTYGCVLQTGGSDQWGNLTSGTDLIHRAEGVSVHAIGTPLITNSDGTKFGKSEGNAIWLDADMCSPYRFYQFWLNTDDADVIARLKVFTFLTREEIERLEQLVADEPFRREAQRTLAREVTTLVHGAAATDAVIAASEALFGQGDLDSLDAATLSAALEELATVEVPASASVVQALVDTGLTKSLSDARRAVAQGGVYVNNVKVDSEDATFAGTALAGGAAVLRRGKKSLAGVRLTGL